TCGATCATTTTACTCCCCAAAGCGCCCCAAACGCCCCAAATCATCCTACACCCTGTGTGCAGCACTGGGAATTGTTTAAATTGTCAGAAACCTCCCCAAAATTTGGAATAACCCCAAAGGAAGGAGCTGGGAGCCCAGAATTGGGAATAATCCCAAAGGAAGGAGTCAGGAACCCAAAACTTGGGAATAACCCCAAAGGAATGAGCTGGGAACCCAGAAATTGGGAATAATCAGGAATAACCCCAAAGGAGGGAGCCAGGAGTCCAGAATTGGGATAACTCCAAAGGAAGGAGAAGGGAACCCAGAAATTGGGAATAACCCCGAAGAGAGGAGAAGGGAACCCAGAAATTGGGAAtaatcccaaagaaaggagaaGGGAACCCAGAAATTGGGAATAATCCCAAAAGAAGGAGCCAGGAGCCCAAAAATCAGGGATTAATACCAAAGGAAGGAGCCGGGAGCCCAAAAATCAGGAATAACCCCAAAGGAAGGAGAAGGGAACCCAGAAATTGGGAATAACGCCAAAGAGAGGAGATGGGAACCCAGAAATGGGGAATAATCCCAAAGAGAGGAGATGGGAACCCAGAAACGGGGAATAACACCAAAGGAAGGAGTTGGAAGCCCAGAAATTGGGAATAACACCAAAGGAAGGAGCCAGGAGTCCAGAAATTTGGAATAACCCCAAAGGAAGGAGCCGGGAGCCCAAAATCAGGAATAAACACCAAAGGAAGGAGCTGGGAGCCCAGAAATTGGGAATAATCCCAAAGAGAGGAGATGGGAATCCAGAAATGGGGAATAATACCAAAGGAAGGAGTTGGAAGCCCAGAAATTGGGAATAACACCAAAGGAAGGAGCCAGGAGTCCAGAAATTTGGAATAACCCCAAAGGAAGGAGCCGGGAGCCCAAAAATCGGGAATAAACCCCAAAGGAAGGAGCTGGGAGCCGCAGGACCCCTCTGCTCTCTTCGGGACCCTCCCTTTCTCCCCCTCCCGCGGAACAGAGGAAGGCGCAGCAATAACAAACCCCCCCGATTTAATTATTATGTGCACAAAGACAAGGGGGATCATTCCCGGCGTTGCGGGGAGCTGCTCGCTCATGcacgggggcggcggcggcgcggggcgggtccggagcggggccggggctcagCAGCCGCCGCAGCTGCGGGCGCACGACGCACCCACGGTCTGGCACAGGCCGCTCGTGGCCATCACCCCGCACTTGGAGAACTTGTCCCGGCACAGGTCGGCTGAGGAGAGCGAGGGGTTATCGCGGGATAATCGGGGAAAATCCGGGAGAGCAGCGAGGGAagccccccagccccatccctcaTCACGACCCCGCTGTGCTCCGGGGGTCGCGGGAGCTTTGGGAGCAGCGAGGGACCCCCGCCCCACTGGGGACAGGAGACAGGAGATAAGGGGGAGAGTGGATGGAATTTCAGGATGGGGGAGAAGCATCTCCCTGCCATTCCCTGGAGGGAAAATCCGGTGAGCGAGAAACCGGGAGCGACCCCATCCTACATCCCGgccccatcccaaaatcccgcAGGACCAAAGCTCCGGAGACCCCCAGAGCAGGGAGAGACCCCCGCCCCATCGAGGCACACCCCGAGCCCATCCCGCATCCCGACCCCACTCTGCTCTGGGGATCTCGGGAGCTTTGGTCCTGCGGGATTTTCCCTCCCCGAATTACGGGGAAAATCGTGATTGGGATGGGGACGGACCCGATTTCTCTCTCGCCGGATTTTCTCGCTCACCGGATTTTCCCTCCccggaatttgggggaaaagcgGGATTGGGACGGGGACGGTGCCGGTTTCTCGCTCAGCGGATTTTCCCTCCccggaatttgggggaaaagcgGGATTGGGACGGGGACGGTGCCGGTTTCTCGCTCACCTCGCAGCAGCTCCTCGTGGGCGCACACGGTGCGGACGCAGATCTCCTTGTTGATGACATAAACCCGGCGGaggctggaatggtttgggatagAAAGGATGGGGATGTGAAGCGGAGGGGTTCCCAAAACCCCAATCAGAAGGATCGGGGATGTTCCCCGCCCCTCACGCACCTGTAGAAGCAGATCTCGTTCAGGCACTGCTTGCAGGGCTTGTGCACGGAGTAGAGCCGGGTGCAGGGGTACTGCTCCTCCCGGCAGTCTGCGGCAGGGAACGAGCGATTCCCGGgaattcctcctcaccctgcCCCGATTGTCGCCTCCCCCcgcccccgctgtccccccgcggtggcacagccccgctcccGGGGGGAACGGTGGGACCCAGGCCCAGGGAacgggatcgggaatgggatcgGCACTCACCGAGCGGTCCCGGCTCCGTGGGCTCCGTCTCGGGCACCGCAGctgagggggacagagggacagagggacaggggacacgagATAGGGGGACAGGGGAGAGGaggacacgggacacgggacggggacagggaatgggacaggtgacaggaggacaggggacagggcacgGGGAGAGTGGGACAGGAGAACAGGGAATGAAACAGGGGAACAGGGGATGGGGaaaaggggacaggggga
This genomic stretch from Melospiza melodia melodia isolate bMelMel2 chromosome 26, bMelMel2.pri, whole genome shotgun sequence harbors:
- the MFAP2 gene encoding microfibrillar-associated protein 2; this encodes MRAAELLLLCLPALLVQGQFSRFEGITYPEPVQYSQYDQQAEIQDYYDYHDVTPRAPEEQFRYQSQQQSQQETVPAPTPAAVPETEPTEPGPLDCREEQYPCTRLYSVHKPCKQCLNEICFYSLRRVYVINKEICVRTVCAHEELLRADLCRDKFSKCGVMATSGLCQTVGASCARSCGGC